The Spirosoma foliorum genome has a window encoding:
- a CDS encoding endonuclease/exonuclease/phosphatase family protein, with the protein MEALFQHIDQLSRGVKAEGKQLIRRYREFPLAYTVIVYLFFSMAFSYYPMVDHWLTGFIMMSLPLAIPCGLAACIYLFFKQKQMIATAGLIWVLFSFLVMKRLVGSNGSELAMSQAQTLNVLSFNSETFPTSAQNGFNASSLKADIACFQEYSPNAQIENQYDDHVKKLSCFDQGREIGLALFSKYPIVNQYGRIWSRTLAPDINGFICADIAYGADTIRVVNVHLWSMGVRTNEAISALKAGNFSQFASGLVDTFTKLKEGFANRNEQFKEVETYVAGSRYPVIICGDFNETPMGYSYGKLSQNFRNAFEEAGQGLGFTLNRHPYCARIDQQFVSSDWHIKACQTLSDISFSDHFPVLAQYVLKKSLTVPAEVLAHRKSISHLVAKN; encoded by the coding sequence GCAGATATCGGGAATTTCCACTTGCCTATACCGTCATTGTGTATCTGTTTTTCTCAATGGCATTTAGCTACTATCCCATGGTCGACCATTGGCTGACGGGCTTTATCATGATGAGTTTACCATTGGCTATTCCCTGCGGATTAGCCGCTTGTATTTACCTGTTTTTCAAACAAAAGCAGATGATCGCCACGGCAGGACTGATTTGGGTTTTGTTCTCGTTTCTGGTGATGAAACGATTGGTCGGATCAAATGGGAGCGAGCTGGCCATGAGTCAGGCACAAACGCTGAATGTGCTGAGCTTTAACAGCGAAACATTCCCTACCAGCGCCCAAAACGGATTTAACGCGTCTTCGCTGAAAGCCGATATTGCCTGTTTTCAGGAATATTCGCCCAATGCGCAGATCGAAAATCAGTACGATGACCACGTTAAAAAGTTGAGTTGCTTTGATCAGGGACGAGAAATAGGGCTAGCGTTATTTTCCAAATACCCAATTGTTAATCAGTACGGTCGAATCTGGAGTCGAACACTCGCGCCCGACATTAACGGATTCATCTGTGCCGATATAGCCTACGGAGCTGATACCATTCGAGTGGTGAATGTCCATTTGTGGTCAATGGGTGTGCGTACCAATGAAGCAATCAGTGCCTTAAAGGCAGGCAATTTTAGCCAATTTGCTTCTGGCCTTGTCGACACGTTTACCAAATTGAAAGAGGGTTTCGCAAATCGGAATGAGCAGTTTAAAGAAGTAGAAACCTACGTAGCTGGTAGTCGGTACCCGGTCATCATTTGTGGTGATTTCAACGAGACGCCCATGGGCTATTCGTACGGAAAGCTAAGTCAGAACTTCAGAAATGCATTCGAAGAAGCTGGTCAGGGACTGGGCTTTACCCTGAACCGGCACCCCTATTGTGCCCGAATCGATCAGCAGTTCGTTAGTTCCGACTGGCACATTAAAGCTTGTCAGACATTATCTGATATTTCCTTTTCCGATCATTTCCCAGTGCTGGCGCAGTATGTATTAAAGAAATCATTAACCGTACCTGCCGAAGTACTTGCCCACCGCAAATCCATTAGCCATTTAGTGGCGAAGAATTGA
- a CDS encoding M81 family metallopeptidase has protein sequence MKHIFLGLLACFSAFTHGFSQSNATATTLPRIAIAGLGIESSTFSPALTQEEAFHARYGPEVFNAYPFMMPISPLRKQAIWLPAIVGKSLPGGAVTRQAYESLVNKTLDSLKKYGPYDGLYFDIHGAMSVLGLDDPEGDFLNRIRKVIGYKTLVSTSMDLHGNVSWRLAQNSDLITCYRMAPHEDAMQTKERAVTNLLERIKTGKGKPAYKAWIPVPILLPGEKTSTRIEPGKSLYHEVEPIADHKNGIVDAAIWIGYAWADEPRNHAVVMVTGDDKAKVTQAAEKLALDFWNVRNQFDFVAPVGSLDKCLADALSSTKHPFFISDTGDNPTAGGAGDVTWTLTQLLARPEFQRADGPSLIYASIPAPELIKKAIAAGVGGHVEGTAGAAVDARFAPPVPLKGTVESIVYGDKDAEVEAVIKVGSLHIITTQKRKPYHKEIDFTRLGLAPRKADIVVVKIGYLEPELYAMQTGWIMALTPGGVNQDLARLPYKRIKRPMFPFDKDMKTPNLSAQLVPLSGESK, from the coding sequence ATGAAACATATCTTCCTGGGGCTTCTTGCCTGTTTTTCTGCCTTTACGCACGGTTTTTCTCAATCAAATGCTACTGCAACAACTTTACCACGAATCGCCATAGCGGGTTTGGGTATCGAATCCAGTACGTTCTCCCCTGCTCTCACACAGGAAGAGGCCTTTCATGCCCGCTATGGGCCAGAAGTGTTCAATGCTTACCCCTTTATGATGCCCATTTCGCCCCTGCGCAAACAGGCGATCTGGCTGCCAGCCATTGTTGGGAAATCGCTTCCGGGCGGGGCCGTAACCCGGCAAGCGTATGAGTCACTGGTCAACAAAACACTGGATTCGCTGAAGAAATACGGCCCTTACGATGGCTTATACTTTGACATTCACGGGGCCATGAGCGTTTTAGGGCTGGATGATCCGGAAGGGGATTTCCTGAACCGAATCCGGAAAGTCATTGGGTATAAAACACTGGTGTCCACCTCGATGGATCTGCACGGCAACGTCTCCTGGCGATTGGCGCAAAACTCCGATCTGATTACCTGCTATCGGATGGCACCCCACGAAGATGCCATGCAAACCAAGGAGCGGGCCGTTACGAATCTGCTTGAGCGTATCAAGACGGGTAAAGGGAAACCTGCCTATAAAGCCTGGATACCCGTACCGATTCTGCTTCCCGGCGAAAAAACGAGTACGCGCATCGAACCGGGTAAAAGTTTGTATCACGAGGTAGAACCTATTGCCGATCATAAAAACGGAATTGTCGATGCGGCTATCTGGATTGGTTACGCCTGGGCCGATGAGCCTCGCAATCATGCCGTCGTGATGGTAACCGGTGATGATAAGGCAAAAGTGACGCAGGCAGCAGAGAAACTAGCGCTCGATTTCTGGAACGTACGCAACCAATTCGACTTTGTAGCACCTGTCGGTTCGCTGGATAAATGCCTGGCGGATGCATTAAGTAGTACCAAGCATCCCTTTTTTATCAGCGATACGGGCGATAATCCGACGGCGGGTGGGGCAGGTGATGTAACCTGGACGCTCACTCAACTACTCGCCCGACCAGAATTTCAGCGGGCAGATGGTCCCTCCTTGATTTACGCGTCTATTCCAGCACCTGAGCTGATCAAAAAGGCAATTGCCGCTGGCGTTGGCGGTCATGTTGAAGGAACTGCCGGAGCAGCAGTCGATGCTCGCTTTGCTCCGCCTGTTCCCCTAAAAGGAACAGTAGAATCAATCGTTTACGGCGATAAAGACGCGGAGGTTGAAGCGGTTATTAAAGTGGGCAGTCTGCACATCATCACCACCCAAAAACGTAAGCCTTACCACAAGGAAATTGATTTTACCCGTTTGGGTCTTGCCCCTCGCAAAGCAGATATCGTCGTTGTGAAAATTGGCTATCTGGAGCCGGAATTGTATGCCATGCAAACTGGCTGGATTATGGCCCTAACGCCGGGCGGTGTTAATCAGGATCTGGCCCGATTGCCTTATAAACGAATTAAGCGCCCTATGTTTCCATTCGACAAGGACATGAAAACGCCTAACCTGTCTGCCCAACTTGTGCCTTTATCGGGGGAGTCGAAATAA
- a CDS encoding LytTR family DNA-binding domain-containing protein: protein MKRLLGKRGEHHYDPQTVLYLTGNINYCYLHMANGAVILSCRTLKWFADQWPTFLRVHKKTLINQAYISSCKPAENSRDTNYIVMADQTQIEIARRRAPSVLSILAQRQLANQ, encoded by the coding sequence ATGAAACGACTTCTCGGCAAACGCGGAGAGCATCATTACGACCCGCAGACAGTGCTTTATCTCACAGGAAACATTAATTATTGTTATTTACACATGGCAAATGGAGCCGTTATCCTTTCTTGCCGAACATTAAAATGGTTTGCGGATCAATGGCCTACATTTCTACGCGTTCATAAAAAAACACTTATCAATCAGGCATATATTTCGTCCTGCAAACCAGCAGAAAATTCAAGAGATACGAATTACATTGTCATGGCCGATCAAACTCAGATTGAAATTGCCCGACGACGTGCCCCTTCTGTACTTTCTATTCTTGCTCAGCGGCAACTGGCAAACCAATAG
- a CDS encoding LytR/AlgR family response regulator transcription factor, with product MKRLAAAQLQHNFDPDDILYLIGDVNYSFVYLQNGEQVLSSRTLKWYSDRWPQFIRIHKGSLINPRHVHRCVLVSTITAYLIMGNGVRLPIGRRRINEVVDQLGGGTMPH from the coding sequence ATGAAACGATTGGCGGCTGCCCAGCTTCAACACAATTTTGACCCAGACGATATTCTGTACTTAATCGGTGATGTAAATTACTCGTTTGTCTACCTTCAGAATGGCGAACAAGTACTTTCCAGCAGAACTTTAAAATGGTACAGCGATCGGTGGCCGCAGTTTATTCGAATTCACAAGGGCAGTCTTATTAACCCCCGGCATGTTCACCGCTGCGTACTGGTTTCAACAATCACGGCTTACCTCATTATGGGCAATGGCGTCCGGCTTCCCATTGGTCGACGCCGTATCAATGAGGTAGTCGACCAACTAGGCGGAGGTACTATGCCACACTGA
- a CDS encoding YjbH domain-containing protein, whose amino-acid sequence MLQWTGKKVFGIGLMLFSFGQPILVRAQVNISGKAGLMYIPTARVLDEGIIHVGVSYNPINYAFRFNPNIDPRIKTRNSENIYYVNLVVLPRLELNINLLRPNGEISFNDRGVGDRQIDVKYLLLTEKKKRPALALILSMPFGIDNSLITNALVATKTIQLTKTIDAEVTLGTGTPYHIAREDIKNDQNSGIFSGFMLSNDPKRYLTGPFGGINIRVNKKAGVMVEWDSHHLNLGAYTTLFKHWTLQGGVLNFDQVTLGTSYAFSLFKLPKRVSGIPVE is encoded by the coding sequence ATGCTACAGTGGACCGGTAAAAAGGTTTTTGGAATAGGGCTAATGCTCTTCAGCTTCGGTCAGCCGATTCTAGTTCGAGCGCAGGTGAATATTTCGGGTAAAGCTGGACTTATGTATATCCCAACAGCGAGGGTACTTGATGAAGGAATAATACATGTTGGTGTAAGCTATAATCCCATTAATTATGCATTTAGGTTTAATCCGAATATAGATCCCAGAATTAAAACCCGAAATTCTGAAAATATTTATTATGTAAATCTTGTTGTACTGCCTAGGCTTGAATTAAATATAAATCTTTTAAGGCCAAATGGTGAAATATCTTTTAATGATAGAGGGGTTGGTGATCGCCAGATTGATGTGAAATATTTGTTATTGACTGAAAAGAAAAAACGCCCTGCACTAGCTTTGATCTTGTCAATGCCCTTTGGTATCGATAATTCGCTTATTACGAATGCCCTGGTCGCTACCAAAACTATCCAATTGACTAAGACAATTGATGCAGAAGTTACTCTTGGAACAGGGACACCTTATCATATTGCTCGAGAGGATATTAAGAATGATCAGAATTCAGGAATATTTTCAGGTTTTATGCTTAGTAATGATCCTAAACGCTATTTAACAGGGCCTTTTGGAGGTATTAATATTCGAGTGAACAAGAAAGCAGGTGTTATGGTTGAATGGGATTCGCATCATCTGAATTTAGGTGCCTATACAACCTTGTTTAAACATTGGACGCTACAAGGTGGTGTTCTGAATTTTGATCAGGTAACCCTTGGTACTTCCTATGCATTTTCACTGTTCAAATTACCTAAACGAGTGTCGGGTATACCTGTAGAATAA
- a CDS encoding YjbH domain-containing protein — protein MLKTLSIIFPFAFVQLCFSQSPINRTLNNYENVTIDSSNHQVYYEQRLYRNPMVGILELKQVLSTNQVTDFVPLYQGVPIARYKLDSQLKTTTLSRKERADFAKSQPFNARRYKFDFRIQPDFKVNFGYREQVVQSKTNILLQSQLYLNRGLVLNWGILFPIVNDLDNQSLNIRPAPIFLNQFLALDQANYLSLSAGFFYNDSYGFNGQYRHMDLTKNWSFGFEAGLTGFYFFPNNGLYYQPLDELMLLTDVAYRIPSRDITLKLSGGQYLYEDRGVRLDFIRQFTNVEIGFFATATRNGSTGGFNFAVPIPPGRIVQGQRVRLRSTEEFRYEYNYTRGYRIAERYKAGNQLDALLRQYHQSYLQNQVRLVN, from the coding sequence GTGCTTAAAACGCTATCGATTATATTTCCATTTGCTTTTGTTCAGCTGTGTTTTAGCCAGTCACCCATAAATCGTACCCTGAACAACTATGAAAATGTAACGATCGACAGTAGTAACCATCAAGTCTATTACGAGCAGCGTTTGTACCGAAACCCAATGGTTGGTATCCTGGAGTTGAAACAAGTGTTGTCTACCAATCAGGTAACTGATTTTGTTCCACTTTATCAAGGAGTACCTATTGCCCGGTATAAACTGGATTCACAACTTAAAACAACGACCTTATCGCGTAAAGAACGGGCCGATTTTGCTAAATCACAGCCATTTAACGCCAGACGCTATAAGTTTGATTTTCGAATACAGCCCGATTTTAAAGTCAATTTTGGCTACCGGGAACAAGTGGTGCAGAGTAAGACAAATATACTTTTACAGAGTCAGCTGTACCTAAATCGAGGATTAGTATTAAACTGGGGCATACTGTTTCCGATTGTCAATGATCTGGATAATCAATCCTTAAATATTCGTCCGGCGCCAATTTTTCTGAATCAATTTCTGGCGCTCGACCAGGCAAATTATTTAAGTCTGTCAGCCGGTTTTTTTTATAACGATAGCTATGGATTCAATGGGCAATATCGCCACATGGATCTGACTAAAAACTGGTCGTTTGGTTTTGAAGCAGGATTGACCGGTTTTTATTTTTTTCCAAACAATGGGTTGTATTATCAACCCTTAGACGAATTGATGTTACTAACCGATGTTGCGTATCGAATTCCGTCCCGAGATATTACACTAAAGTTATCCGGTGGACAGTATTTATATGAAGATCGGGGTGTACGACTGGATTTTATACGCCAGTTTACCAATGTAGAGATTGGCTTTTTTGCTACAGCAACCAGGAATGGCTCGACAGGAGGATTTAATTTCGCTGTTCCCATTCCGCCAGGACGCATTGTACAAGGTCAGCGCGTTCGTTTGCGGAGTACAGAGGAGTTTCGGTATGAGTATAATTACACAAGAGGGTATCGGATTGCTGAACGCTACAAGGCAGGAAATCAATTAGATGCCCTATTACGGCAGTATCACCAGAGTTATTTACAGAATCAAGTACGATTAGTTAATTGA
- a CDS encoding polysaccharide biosynthesis/export family protein, with the protein MNVGLLQTKAGYWIIGLCLCLSGCISSKELVLYQATGLGKDTLALAPRFIPTIKAGDVLSVQVSSLSPEATTFFNPYAAITIAERGGTPQMVTPTTPMPYTPGYVVSEEGKIELPLIGLQTVQGLTSTQAAALIRQKLLEYLKEPTVNVRNLNFQIAVSGEVARPSLFSIPNGEISLPAALGLAGDITIYGRRDNVLVIREENGQRTFNRVDLTKRDVFQSPYYYLHPNDVVYIEPGKARITNADRTYQLLPIVISALSFVAIIVSRF; encoded by the coding sequence ATGAATGTTGGCTTATTGCAAACTAAAGCAGGATATTGGATTATTGGATTATGCCTATGCCTGTCGGGTTGCATTTCCAGTAAAGAACTAGTCCTTTATCAGGCCACTGGCTTAGGGAAAGATACTTTGGCACTTGCTCCTCGGTTTATCCCAACAATTAAAGCAGGGGATGTACTGTCTGTACAGGTGAGTAGTCTTAGTCCCGAAGCAACCACTTTCTTTAATCCCTATGCAGCCATTACAATTGCAGAGAGAGGAGGGACGCCACAGATGGTCACGCCAACAACTCCCATGCCTTACACACCAGGCTATGTAGTCAGTGAAGAGGGGAAGATTGAGCTTCCGCTGATCGGTCTACAAACGGTTCAGGGATTGACGAGTACACAGGCAGCTGCCTTAATTCGTCAGAAATTGCTTGAATACCTAAAGGAACCGACCGTAAACGTGCGTAATCTAAACTTCCAGATTGCAGTATCTGGGGAAGTAGCTCGCCCATCTCTCTTCTCTATTCCCAATGGTGAGATTTCATTACCTGCTGCCTTAGGGCTAGCCGGAGATATTACAATCTATGGTCGCCGAGATAATGTATTGGTTATCCGGGAAGAAAATGGACAACGAACGTTCAATCGAGTTGATTTAACCAAGCGCGATGTCTTTCAATCACCTTATTACTATCTACACCCCAATGATGTCGTTTATATCGAACCCGGAAAGGCACGGATTACAAATGCCGACCGGACTTACCAACTTTTGCCAATTGTTATTAGTGCTTTATCCTTTGTCGCCATTATTGTCAGCCGGTTTTAA
- a CDS encoding GumC family protein, with protein MTTNPYTPYQAYEIEPQLNMRAMLMRYVRNWPWFVLTLILALAAAYVYLLYQPPVYKVQASVLVKDEKKGISGESLMKEMDIFTESKVVENEQEILKSYTLMDRVVNNLGLDVRYYQSTNTFNKEIYTESPIRLLVEKPTSELYAEKLEFTFQDGKTIFLNGKPYPINQSIKTPFGQLRIFPRKALNKTVAPVIAMVLSRTETVEDYLKNLKVEPTAKQSTVLAMSLDETVPDKGEAILNQLINEYNKEAIVDKNKEASNTLNFIENRLALISGELSTVEKEVELYKSTQGITDLSLQAQAFLTTVKENDTQLNEVNLRLGALTDIEKYIQNKSGEKGIAPATMGLSDPILTGLLTKMAELEMKREEVSRTMSPNNPLLQSLDSQLRTMKASTNENVQTIRQQLISNREQLLANNKRLEGVIKTVPGKERALLNITRQQAIKNALYTYLLQKREETALSAASTVSDSRTVDAARTGSKPIKPIKIMIFALFAVFGLFVPIGVISAKDALNNRVLRRSDVEDATQVPILGEIVKGRQLGTDSFVFKPRMQSVIGEQIRALRTNLQFLRSDPQKSQVLLFTSSISGEGKSFVSLNLGASLALVGKTTVILEMDMRKPKLHKSLHMENRAGLSNYLIGGATIDELLQPIVGYDNYFIITSGPIPPNPAELLSSPFLTQLFDELKARFDYVLVDSPPVGLVTDSQLIAPYADATMFLVRHDHTPKNYIKMVDTLFKEHRFQKLSIILNGVGEGESYYYNYSYGDYYGGSDKKQRLDSGA; from the coding sequence ATGACTACAAATCCATATACACCCTATCAGGCTTACGAGATAGAGCCACAGTTAAATATGCGCGCGATGCTCATGCGGTATGTGCGCAACTGGCCCTGGTTTGTGCTGACGTTGATTCTGGCCTTAGCCGCTGCTTATGTCTATTTATTGTATCAACCTCCTGTTTATAAAGTACAGGCTAGTGTACTGGTTAAAGACGAGAAAAAAGGTATTTCAGGCGAAAGTCTGATGAAAGAGATGGACATCTTTACGGAAAGTAAAGTAGTTGAGAATGAACAAGAGATACTTAAGTCCTATACCTTGATGGACCGCGTAGTCAACAATTTAGGCCTTGATGTTCGCTATTATCAATCTACCAACACGTTTAATAAAGAAATTTATACCGAATCACCTATTCGTTTGTTGGTCGAGAAGCCAACATCTGAACTGTATGCTGAAAAACTAGAATTTACGTTTCAGGATGGCAAAACGATCTTTCTAAATGGGAAACCTTATCCCATTAATCAAAGCATCAAAACACCCTTTGGGCAATTACGAATATTCCCCAGGAAGGCACTAAACAAAACCGTTGCGCCGGTAATCGCTATGGTATTAAGTCGCACTGAGACTGTTGAGGATTATTTAAAAAACCTGAAAGTTGAGCCAACGGCAAAACAATCTACAGTACTAGCAATGAGTCTGGATGAAACTGTGCCGGATAAAGGAGAAGCTATCTTAAATCAGTTGATTAATGAGTATAACAAAGAGGCCATTGTCGATAAAAATAAAGAAGCTAGTAATACGCTTAATTTCATTGAAAATCGACTAGCACTGATTTCCGGGGAATTATCCACTGTCGAGAAGGAAGTTGAGCTCTATAAATCAACCCAGGGGATTACCGATTTAAGTTTACAGGCACAAGCTTTTTTAACAACTGTGAAGGAAAATGATACACAGTTGAACGAAGTCAATCTCCGGCTAGGAGCTTTAACCGACATTGAAAAGTATATACAAAATAAGTCAGGCGAAAAAGGGATTGCACCAGCGACCATGGGGTTGAGCGACCCAATTCTAACAGGACTACTGACAAAAATGGCCGAACTAGAAATGAAGCGTGAAGAAGTGTCACGAACTATGTCGCCCAATAACCCATTACTTCAATCGCTCGACAGTCAATTACGGACAATGAAAGCCAGTACGAATGAAAACGTACAAACCATTCGCCAACAATTGATTAGCAATCGTGAGCAGCTCCTGGCGAATAACAAACGGTTAGAGGGAGTTATAAAAACAGTGCCCGGTAAAGAACGGGCTTTATTAAATATTACCCGGCAACAGGCCATTAAAAACGCTCTGTATACCTATTTATTACAAAAGCGGGAAGAAACGGCCTTATCGGCAGCTTCGACAGTTTCAGATAGCCGAACGGTTGATGCAGCGCGTACAGGCAGTAAGCCTATCAAACCGATAAAAATAATGATTTTTGCTTTATTTGCTGTTTTTGGTCTATTTGTACCAATAGGTGTTATTTCGGCAAAGGATGCATTGAATAATCGGGTTTTACGTCGTTCTGATGTTGAAGATGCAACGCAGGTGCCTATTCTGGGTGAGATCGTGAAAGGGCGGCAATTAGGTACCGATAGTTTTGTCTTTAAACCACGTATGCAATCGGTCATTGGTGAGCAGATTCGGGCATTACGGACAAACCTACAGTTTCTGCGAAGTGATCCGCAAAAGAGCCAGGTCTTATTATTTACCTCCAGTATCAGTGGTGAAGGCAAATCGTTTGTATCACTCAACTTGGGCGCTAGTTTAGCGCTTGTAGGCAAAACGACCGTTATTCTGGAGATGGATATGCGCAAGCCTAAGCTACACAAGAGCTTACATATGGAAAACCGAGCCGGATTGAGTAATTACTTAATTGGTGGGGCTACGATTGACGAATTATTGCAGCCAATTGTAGGCTATGATAATTACTTTATCATTACCTCAGGCCCTATACCGCCAAATCCTGCCGAATTATTAAGCTCGCCCTTCTTAACACAGTTATTTGACGAGTTAAAAGCTCGATTTGACTATGTGCTAGTCGATTCGCCACCTGTTGGCTTGGTGACAGATTCTCAATTGATTGCCCCATATGCCGATGCGACCATGTTTTTAGTACGGCACGACCACACGCCTAAAAACTATATTAAAATGGTTGACACCTTATTTAAAGAACACCGCTTCCAGAAGTTGAGTATTATTTTAAATGGGGTTGGTGAAGGTGAATCATACTATTATAACTACAGTTACGGCGACTATTATGGTGGCTCTGATAAAAAGCAACGTTTAGATAGCGGTGCATAG
- a CDS encoding sugar transferase: MLSLDSHYKTLYVYAEPRTRRNEITYQQLGKRIFDICFSLLVTIFVLSWLIPIIGLLISIGSRGPILYIQKRTGYRGSWFYCLKFRTMTYNPQASFHQATKNDNRVTSVGKFLRKTNLDEMPQFLNVLIGDMSIVGPRPHALQHSAQFWNSMPEYRKRYRVKPGITGLAQVRGCRGETDQLMKMQHRVKYDRFYNRKKTPCLDVWICWLTVKAMMTGNKNAW; this comes from the coding sequence ATGCTAAGTCTTGACTCCCACTATAAAACCTTATACGTGTATGCTGAACCACGGACCCGTCGTAATGAAATTACTTATCAGCAATTAGGAAAACGTATATTTGATATTTGCTTTTCGTTACTCGTCACAATTTTTGTATTGTCCTGGTTAATTCCAATCATAGGACTGCTTATCTCTATAGGATCACGGGGGCCAATATTGTACATCCAGAAACGAACAGGCTATCGGGGTAGCTGGTTTTATTGTCTGAAATTCCGTACCATGACTTATAACCCACAGGCAAGTTTTCATCAGGCCACAAAGAATGATAACCGTGTGACATCCGTTGGTAAATTTCTGCGGAAAACAAATTTGGATGAAATGCCTCAATTCTTAAATGTATTAATTGGTGATATGAGTATCGTTGGCCCTCGACCACATGCTTTACAACATAGTGCCCAATTTTGGAATAGTATGCCAGAATACAGAAAACGATACAGAGTAAAACCTGGAATAACAGGCTTGGCTCAAGTACGTGGTTGTCGAGGTGAAACGGATCAATTAATGAAAATGCAACATCGTGTGAAATATGACAGATTTTATAATAGAAAAAAAACGCCTTGCCTAGATGTATGGATTTGCTGGTTGACAGTGAAAGCTATGATGACTGGTAATAAAAATGCTTGGTAA
- a CDS encoding glycosyltransferase, with protein sequence MKCSIIIRAFNEEKHIGKLLDGIIHQESQHEVEIILVDSGSTDNTIQIAEQKGAQVVKIRPEEFSFGRALNFGCQRSTGDILLFASAHIYPVYTNWIEQMLIPFEDTKVGLTYGRQIGNQLSKFSERQLFAKWFPTVSNYNQSIPFCNNANTAIRRSLWEQINYDESLTGLEDLHWAAIIQQQGHRIAYEADAVIVHVHEETPRKIFNRYYREAIAFKRIKPSAQFNLLELRLFIRFEYSE encoded by the coding sequence ATGAAGTGTAGTATTATTATAAGAGCCTTTAATGAGGAAAAACATATTGGTAAGCTACTAGATGGTATTATTCATCAGGAATCTCAACATGAAGTAGAAATTATCTTAGTTGATTCCGGCTCGACCGATAATACAATACAAATAGCTGAGCAAAAAGGCGCTCAGGTTGTCAAAATTCGCCCGGAAGAATTCTCTTTTGGTCGTGCACTCAATTTTGGTTGTCAGCGTTCAACTGGCGACATTCTACTTTTTGCCAGTGCTCACATTTACCCAGTTTATACAAATTGGATAGAGCAGATGCTTATTCCCTTTGAAGATACTAAGGTTGGATTGACATATGGGCGTCAAATTGGGAATCAACTTAGCAAATTCTCTGAGCGACAATTATTTGCAAAATGGTTTCCTACTGTTTCCAATTACAACCAATCAATCCCATTTTGTAATAATGCCAACACGGCTATCCGGCGCTCACTTTGGGAACAGATTAATTATGACGAGTCATTGACTGGGCTAGAAGATCTTCATTGGGCAGCTATTATTCAACAACAAGGACATCGAATTGCCTATGAAGCTGATGCCGTAATTGTTCATGTACATGAAGAAACTCCTCGTAAGATTTTTAACCGTTATTATCGAGAAGCTATCGCTTTTAAACGTATTAAGCCGAGTGCCCAATTTAATCTTCTGGAACTTCGCTTATTTATCCGTTTCGAATATTCTGAGTGA
- a CDS encoding cyclase family protein produces MINGDPIDISVTLCPSLPTWPGSIGVQTRSLHTIGPNSDANVSRLDMDVHTGTHLDAPLHFVNNGADTSSFLLTTLIGACRVVSIPDTDTITRELLEHHVGADVPKRLLLRTDNSLSNWEAKPFRESFTALAADAAEWIVEKQIQLVGIDYLSIQRYADSPATHQILLRNRIIILEGIYLGHVEPNTYQLICLPLKVQGIEGVPCRAILYQN; encoded by the coding sequence ATGATTAATGGAGATCCTATAGATATTTCGGTTACCTTATGCCCTTCGTTGCCAACCTGGCCAGGTAGTATAGGTGTACAGACCAGGTCGTTGCATACTATTGGACCTAATTCAGATGCGAATGTTAGTCGATTAGATATGGATGTACATACAGGTACACATCTTGACGCCCCCTTACATTTTGTCAACAATGGTGCCGATACATCTTCTTTTTTATTGACGACTCTGATTGGCGCATGCCGAGTTGTATCTATCCCAGACACAGATACAATTACCCGTGAATTATTGGAACATCATGTAGGAGCAGATGTTCCCAAGAGACTCTTACTACGTACAGATAATTCTCTCTCTAATTGGGAAGCAAAGCCATTTCGAGAATCATTTACAGCACTTGCTGCTGATGCTGCTGAATGGATTGTAGAAAAACAAATTCAACTAGTAGGTATTGACTATCTATCAATTCAACGATATGCCGATTCGCCAGCAACGCACCAAATTCTATTGCGCAATCGAATTATTATCTTGGAAGGTATTTATCTTGGGCATGTAGAGCCCAATACATATCAGTTGATATGCTTGCCTTTGAAGGTTCAGGGTATTGAAGGTGTTCCCTGTCGAGCTATATTATATCAGAATTAA